The nucleotide sequence TTTCTCACTAACTTCTGGCAATGTGCCACCCATCAATCCTTTTACATTATCAAATCCTTCTTTCACTGAATTCTTTAACAATTCAATTTTAGATTTATCTCCATTTGAAATTGATTTAGCAAATTCTATTACTCTATCAGATACATTTTCAGGACTCCATTTCCCATATTCTAATTCTTTTTTCATTTCTATTTTTTCATCCTGAGTAATTCCTAATTGTTTTTTTATTTTATCTTCTACCCAAGCTTTAAATTCATCAAACATCATTTGAAAATTATTTTTCAATTCTTTCCAACGCTTAGAATTAATTTCTATCTTTTTATTATATAAATTAGAATATGTTGCCTTCATATATTCTATTTCTGTTTTAATATATACATCTTCTTTTGCTTCCTCTTTATTCTTTCCTTCAGAAAAATTTTCATCAATCATTCTAATTTCAAAGTACTTAAAATATTCAATGTTATTATTAATTCTCATTATATCACCTCCATTATATATATCGGTTAATTTTAATATTATATAAAAAATATGAGTGCTAACAAACAGCACTCATACAGTATTCATTTAATTAACTTATTTTAAACCTTTTTAAACCTTTTACTAAAATCAACGATTTTTCTTCTAAATCTTTTGTGAATTTATCTAATTCTTCAATATTCTGGCTTTGTATATTTATTGAATTAGTTATATTTGAAATTTCCTCTGAAATAAGAGATATATCTTTGGTAATTTTATCCATTCCTGTGGATATTTCCTCAGTCGAAGCACTCTGTTCTTCTGAACTTGAACTTAAATCTTCTATATTCAATGTAATTTGCTCTATTTTTTTCATTATAACTTTAAATTTTTCAGATATATTTATAGATTCATTTTCTATATTTTTTATTATTTTACCAGTTTTTTCTGTTGCTACACTTGCATTTTTAGCTTCTTCTTGTATTTCTAATAATATTTGAGCAATTCTTTCTGTTGCTTTTTTTGATTCTTCTGCTAATTTTCTTATTTCATCAGCTACTACAGCAAATCCTTTTCCTGCTTCTCCAGCTCTAGCAGCTTCTATAGCTGCATTTAATGCTAATAAATTTGTTTGTTCTGTGATATTTTCTATAGTTTCAACTATTTGTCCTATATTTTCAGCATTAGATACCAATTTCCCAACTGTATTTACAGTTTTATCAGATTGCTCAACAGCTTGAGAAATTATTTCAACAATTTTTATAATTGAATCATTACCTTCATTCGCAGTATTTGATACATCATCTGCTTTTTTAAATAAATCTTGTATTTTAGTTGATATATTTTGAGCAGCTGCTGTTATTTCTTCTATACCAGAATTAATTTCTTCAACAGACGCAGAAACTGAATTTGAACTTTCATTAATTTTCTCCACTTTTTCATTAATTTTATTCATTTGTAACACTTGAATATCAGCATTTTGATAAATATCTGAAGTCATCTTTTCTAAATCCTCAGATGATTTTTTTATTTCTTTAAAATATTCATTAAGGTGTTTTGACATGTAGTTCAAAGATTCAGAAATATTTGCAATTTCATCTTTTCCCTTAATTTCAAATTTTTGTGTCAAATCACCCTCACCAAATTTTTTTACTTTTTCTGATAATGTTATTAATGGATTAGATATAGAATTTCCTAATAATATAGAAATAAATAATACTATTAAAATTGTTATTAATAGAATTATATTTAAAAATAGAATTATTCTTTTTGAATTTTCAAATAATATTTTCTCTGGTATTGATAATCCAACTGACCAATTTAAAGATTCTATAGGAGCATAAAAAACCATTCTTTTTTCATTGTTAGTAATAACATTTCCATAACCTTTTTCACCTTGTAATATTTTTTGAGCTATTGTACCCATTCCATCTAAATCTAAAATTTTTTTACCTAAATAATCCTTTATTGAATGAGATATAATAATTCCATTAGAATCTATTATGAAACTATAAATCCCCTTTTCATTATCTGTTGTTAAAAAATGAAAAAATCTTTCTATTGATATTGTAGCTCCAATTAAACCAATAGTATTATTATTCTCATCTTTTATAGAATGGGCTATAACTATTATGGAAGTACCATCTGCTCTCGAAATCAAAACGTTACTAATAGCTATATCTTTTCCTGATATTATATCTTGAAAATATTTTCTATCCTTTATATTTACTTTTACATCTGATGTTGTATAAGCCTCTCCATTCATATCAGCAATGAATAACATTGAAAAGTCATCTAAAATTTTCAAATCCCTTTTTAATACTTCAACAGAATCATCAAAATTCATATTTTTAAATATATTTTGATTTGAAACAATTTTAATTTGATTAATAAGTCCATCAAAGAAGTTTTTAATTTGAATTGACTGTTGTTCTAAAGTAGAAAATGA is from Marinitoga sp. 38H-ov and encodes:
- a CDS encoding methyl-accepting chemotaxis protein, whose amino-acid sequence is MKSIKVKIALFVFIIVSFLGLFIGLFLYFNLGSSLKTILSDSSFSTLEQQSIQIKNFFDGLINQIKIVSNQNIFKNMNFDDSVEVLKRDLKILDDFSMLFIADMNGEAYTTSDVKVNIKDRKYFQDIISGKDIAISNVLISRADGTSIIVIAHSIKDENNNTIGLIGATISIERFFHFLTTDNEKGIYSFIIDSNGIIISHSIKDYLGKKILDLDGMGTIAQKILQGEKGYGNVITNNEKRMVFYAPIESLNWSVGLSIPEKILFENSKRIILFLNIILLITILIVLFISILLGNSISNPLITLSEKVKKFGEGDLTQKFEIKGKDEIANISESLNYMSKHLNEYFKEIKKSSEDLEKMTSDIYQNADIQVLQMNKINEKVEKINESSNSVSASVEEINSGIEEITAAAQNISTKIQDLFKKADDVSNTANEGNDSIIKIVEIISQAVEQSDKTVNTVGKLVSNAENIGQIVETIENITEQTNLLALNAAIEAARAGEAGKGFAVVADEIRKLAEESKKATERIAQILLEIQEEAKNASVATEKTGKIIKNIENESINISEKFKVIMKKIEQITLNIEDLSSSSEEQSASTEEISTGMDKITKDISLISEEISNITNSINIQSQNIEELDKFTKDLEEKSLILVKGLKRFKIS